Proteins encoded within one genomic window of Platichthys flesus chromosome 13, fPlaFle2.1, whole genome shotgun sequence:
- the chaf1b gene encoding chromatin assembly factor 1 subunit B: MKVVTCEIAWHNKEPVYSVDFQHSADGRVRRLATAGVDTTVRLWRVDTGSDGKAAVELLSNLARHTKAVNVVRFSPNGELLASGGDDAAILLWKLNDSKEPDQLPAFQEDEDAQLNKESWSVIKTLRGHIEDVYDISWTRDGNFMVSGSVDNTAIMWDINKGQKLCILNDHKSYVQGVTWDPLGQYVATLSCDRVMRVYSAHTKKKAFSISKMSSGPLPEGEVKPHRIFHDDSMRSFFRRLSFTPDGSFLIVPAGCVEIGENIMNTTYIFSRKSLKRPIAHLPCPTKATLAVRCCPVYFELRTKKGEDGSEQLLPNTFQLPYRMVFAVASEDSIFLYDTQQTLPFGLVSNIHYHTLSDLTWSRDGSFLAVSSTDGYCSFLTFSPGELGTPLKEPPTLEVFVPNSGVEKKGKKSAVRTSSPLSSAAPTPSSQTIHCKDAPSITPPEEKKSTPSTKSKTQPRRITLNTLQGWGKPSSPKTTAPPAPQTPTSGSTSAPSTPQPLVAPLTPTSSKTQLRVAPLTPSTPKALNSANTAGPTTPKGTTTPKGPPSRRVSLTPIASRSPAVSSLFRTPSSTEKAKHERPSPPTDPVCQPPESKRPKTSDPPTKSSVGQA, translated from the exons ATGAAGGTGGTAACGTGTGAGATCGCATGGCACAACAAGGAGCCGGTGTACAGTGTGGACTTCCAGCACAGCGCAGATGGACGCGTTCGTCGACTGGCAACAGCCGGAGTGGACACCACTGTCAGG CTGTGGCGAGTGGACACAGGCTCAGATGGGAAGGCGGCGGTGGAGCTACTGTCCAATCTGGCTCGTCATACCAAGGCTGTCAACGTGGTGCGCTTCAGCCCGAACGGAGAGCTGCTTGCCTCAGGAGGAGATG ATGCAGCAATTCTCCTGTGGAAGCTAAACGACTCTAAGGAGCCTGATCAGTTGCCTGCGTtccaggaggatgaagatgctCAGCTCAACAAGGAGAGCTGGTCTGTGATCAAGACACTGAG GGGACACATAGAGGATGTGTACGACATCTCCTGGACACGGGATGGAAACTTCATGGTGTCTGGATCTGTCGACAACACAGCTATTATGTGGGACATCAACAAAG GACAGAAGTTGTGTATCTTGAACGACCATAAGAGTTACGTGCAGGGTGTGACCTGGGATCCTCTGGGACAGTATGTGGCCACTCTCAGCTGTGACAG gGTGATGCGTGTGTACAGCGCACACACCAAGAAGAAGGCTTTCTCTATCAGTAAAATGAGCTCTGGGCCACTTCCAGAGGGAGAG GTGAAGCCGCACAGAATCTTCCACGACGACAGCATGAGGTCGTTCTTCCGACGTCTTTCGTTCACACCAGATGGTTCTTTTCTGATCGTCCCAG CTGGATGTGTGGAGATTGGAGAAAACATCATGAATACCACCTACATCTTTTCCAGGAAGAGCCTCAAGAG GCCCATCGCCCACTTGCCATGTCCAACTAAAGCCACACTGGCTGTGCGCTGCTGCCCAGTCTACTTTGAACTGAGAACCAAGAAGGGAGAAG ATGGTTCTGAACAGCTTCTTCCCAACACATTCCAGTTGCCTTACCGTATGGTGTTTGCAGTGGCGTCAGAAGACTCCATCTTTTTGTATGACACTCAGCAGACCCTTCCCTTCGGCCTGGTGTCTAACATCCACTACCACACACTCAGTGATCTTACATG GTCTCGGGATGGTTCCTTCCTGGCGGTGTCCTCCACAGATGGCTACTGCTCCTTCCTGACCTTCTCTCCTGGGGAGCTGGGCACTCCACTGAAGGAGCCCCCCACATTAGAGGTCTTTGTCCCGAACAGTGGTGTCGAGAAAAAGGGCAAGAAGTCAGCGGTCAGGACATCGTCTCCCTTGAGCAGCGCAGCCCCGACTCCCTCTTCCCAAACCATCCATTGCAAAGATGCCCCCTCTATCACCCccccagaggagaagaagagcacCCCCAGTACCAAGTCCAAAACTCAGCCGCGCAGGATCACCCTCAACACTCTGCAGGGTTGGGGGAAACCCAGTAGTCCTAAAACCAcagctcctccagcacctcAGACCCCGACATCTGGAAGCACAAGTGCTCCGTCCACTCCCCAACCACTCgtcgcccccctcacccccaccaGCTCCAAAACGCAATTACGTGTTGCTCCCCTCACACCCTCCACCCCAAAAGCCCTTAACAGTGCCAATACTGCTGGACCCACTACTCCGAAGGGTACAACCACCCCGAAGGGACCCCCCTCAAG GAGAGTATCTTTGACTCCCATTGCATCCCGGTCTCCAGCTGTCAGTTCCCTCTTCAGAACTCCCTCCTCCACTGAGAAGGCCAAACACG AACGTCCGTCTCCCCCCACTGATCCAGTGTGCCAGCCTCCAGAATCCAAAAGACCCAAGACCAGTGACCCCCCCACAAAGTCCAGTGTCGGCCAGGCTTAG